The Chanodichthys erythropterus isolate Z2021 chromosome 12, ASM2448905v1, whole genome shotgun sequence genome contains a region encoding:
- the LOC137032381 gene encoding zinc finger protein 721-like produces MEQHEENQTTPDVMIKTCQSSPRQEWTNERPCLKEDYIACHQCGICFTKQACLEKHMRIHMGEKPFTCPQCGKRFTFKQSIQRHMRIHTGEKPFTCSQCGKSFTEKQNLKYHMRIHTGEKPFTCFQCGKSYTMKQSLEIHMRIHTGEKPFPCFQCGRSFNMKQNLDIHMRNHTGEKPFICSDCGKSFTVKHNLESHIKIHTGEKPFTCSQCGKSFTEKHNLKYHMRIHTGEKPFTCPQCGKSYTLKQSLEIHMRIHTGVKPFSCSQCGKSFTVKRILESHMRIHTGEKLFICPQCGKSFAVKQSLERHMIIHTGEKAFTCSLCGKSFTEQRILKVHMRIHTGEKPFNCHQCEKNFTVKQHFENHMRIHTGEKPFICPQCGKSFTVKQNLGSHMRIHTGEKPFICPQCGKSFTVKRNLERHMRIHTGEKPFTCFQCGKSFTVNQSLERHMRIHTGEKPFTCSQCGKSFMMKQSLERHLRIHTGKNTIRDRCNAQLMLVITHATSLALFPHGSRPPCSSHTPIAPHRPGGTHEMALYSPWGPVSAAAAPGGKDRRDERKRDGSTGSDRREREEREKNSWSGSWTYCHSVLSQPRGSSSWCHAMVLDARWTARSSSAPWGPAMAPPAEGSRQRFARSLLLPFMADGSWLWPMVNAGKSSAPSQMAAIPPRPRSTAASSPSHLLINLSSTTTSDSHSRSSHSCAARPPQHCDPPQQRGLSDSKSHLPPGFRHQYRNELNEDYITCHQCGVHFTNQASFKQHMRSHTGVKPFICPQCGKSFTVKQSLEVHIRIHTGEKPFTCSQCGRSFAQQGQLKYHMTSHTGEKPFTCPQCEKSFKAKQSLKMHMRIHTGEKPFTCLQCGMSFSQLKHLKRHIRTHTGEKPFTCSLCGKSYRVKRNLEIHLRIHTGEMPFICSECGKRFTIKQKLDSHMRIHTGEKPFSCSQCGKRFTVKQSLDSHMTIHTGEKPFTCSRCGKSYAVKRNLEYHMRIHTGEKPFICPQCGNSFAMKKNLVRHMNIHTGAKPFTCSKCGKSFTVKHGLYNHMRIHTGEKPFVCSECGKSFTVKHGLDDHKRIHTGEKPFVCPQCGNSFTIKNNLVRHMKIHTRVKPFSCSECGKSFTVKHGLDNHMRIHTGEKPFTCSECGKSYTLSQSLERHMRIHSGEKPFDRVWESLPPPACSIPQNEEITVIVYQKSNQLLQEIDVVNILYEVPNVGSGRA; encoded by the exons ATGGAGCAGCATGAAGAGAACCAGACAACACCGGATGTGATGATTAAAACATGCCAGTCTTCACCGAGGCAAGAATGGACGAATGAAAGACCGT GTCTGAAAGAAGATTATATCGCTTGCCATCAGTGTGGGATATGTTTCACCAAGCAAGCGTGCCTTGAAaagcacatgagaattcacatgGGAGAAAAGCCGTTCACCTGCCCTCAATGTGGAAAGAGATTCACATTTAAACAAAGCATTCAGagacacatgagaattcacactggagagaagcctttcacctgctctcagtgtggaaagagtttcacagaGAAACAAAACCTTAAATATCAtatgagaattcatactggagagaagcctttcacctgctttcagtgtggaaagagttacaCAATGAAGCAAAGCCTTGAgattcacatgagaattcacactggagagaaacctttccCCTGCTTTCAGTGTGGAAGGAGTTTTAACATGAAACAAAACCTTGATATTCACATGAGAAATCACACTGGCGAGAAGCCTTTCATCTGTTCTgattgtggaaagagtttcacagtGAAACACAACCTTGAGAGTCACATTAAAATTCACACTGGcgagaagcctttcacctgctctcagtgtggaaagagtttcacagaGAAACACAACCTTAAAtatcacatgagaattcacactggagagaaacctttcacctgccctcagtgtggaaagagttacaCATTGAAGCAAAGCCTTGAgattcacatgagaattcacactggagtgAAGCCTTTCTcttgctctcagtgtggaaagagtttcacagtGAAAAGAATCCTCGAGagtcacatgagaattcacactggagagaagttGTTCATCTGCcctcaatgtggaaagagttttgcaGTGAAACAAAGCCTTGAGAGACACATGataattcacactggagaaaaggcTTTCACCTGCTctctgtgtggaaagagtttcacagaACAAAGAATCCTTAAagttcacatgagaattcacactggagaaaagcctttcaACTGCCATCAGTGTGAAAAGAATTTCACAGTGAAACAACATTTTGAAAATCACAtgaggattcacactggagagaagccttttatttgtcctcagtgtggaaagagtttcacagtGAAACAAAACCTTGGGAGTCATAtgaggattcacactggagaaaagccttttaTTTGTcctcaatgtggaaagagtttcacagtGAAACGAAACCTTGAGagacacatgagaattcacacgggagagaagcctttcacctgctttcaatgtggaaagagtttcacagtGAATCAAAGCCTTGAGagacacatgagaattcacacgggagagaagcctttcacctgctctcaatgtggaaagagtttcatgaTGAAACAAAGCCTTGAGAGACAcctgagaattcacactggaaaGAACACT attcGAGACCGGTGCAACGCGCAGctgatgctcgttatcactcACGCCACCAGCCTCGCActgttccctcacggctctcgcccgccctgctcgtcacatacccccattGCCCCTcacaggccggggggtacccaCGAGATGGCCCTCTACTCCCCCTGGGGGCCAGTCTcagcggccgcagcacctgggggtaaggatagacgagacgagagaaaaaGAGACGGAAGCACAGGGAGCGACAGACGAGAGAgggaagagagagaaaaaaattcttggtccggttcctgGACATACTGCCACTCGGTCCTCAGCCAgccgagaggctcttcctcGTGGTGCCATGCGATGGTACTGGATGCTCGGTGGACGGCTCGATCCTCCTCCGCCCCCTGggggccggcgatggctcctccggctgagggcagccggcagcgatttgcacgttccctgctcctccccttcatggcggacggcagctgGCTCTGGCCCATGGTGAACGCTGGCAAATCCTCCGCTCCCTCTCAGATGGCAGCCATCCCACCTCGACCCAGGAGCACAGCAGCGAGCTCTCCATCCCACCTGTTGATAAATCTCTCCAGCACCACCACCTCAGACAGCCACTCAAGGTCTTCGCACTCCTGTGCTGCCCGACCTCCTCAGCACTGCGATCctcctcagcagcgagggctctccgacagcaagTCCcaccttcctcccgggtttcggcaccaat atCGGAATGAACTGAACGAAGATTATATCACTTGTCATCAATGTGGGGTGCATTTCACCAATCAAGCAAGCTTTAAGCAGCACATGAGGAGTCACACTGGAGTGAAGCCTTTTAtttgccctcagtgtggaaagagtttcacagtGAAACAAAGCCTTGAGGTTCACAtcagaattcacactggagaaaagcctttcacctgctctcagtgtggaaggAGTTTTGCACAACAAGGACAGCTTAAATATCACATGACAagccacactggagagaagcctttcacatgCCCTCAATGTGAAAAGAGTTTCAAAGCCAAACAAAGCCTTAAAatgcacatgagaattcacactggagagaagcctttcacctgtCTTCAGTGTGGGATGAGCTTCTCACAACTAAAACACCTTAAGCGTCACATAAGAAcacacaccggagagaagcctttcacctgctctCTATGCGGAAAAAGTTACAGAGTGAAACGAAACCTTGAGATTCACttaagaattcacactggagagatgCCTTTTATCTGCTCTGAGTGCGGAAAGCGtttcacaataaaacaaaagCTTGATagtcacatgagaattcacaccggagagaagcctttctcctgctctcagtgtggaaagagattCACAGTGAAACAAAGCCTTGACAGTCACATGAccattcacactggagagaagccattcaccTGCTCTCGATGTGGAAAGAGTTATGCTGTAAAACGAAACCTTGAGtatcacatgagaattcacactggagagaagcctttcatcTGCCCTCAATGTGGGAACAGTTTCGCAATGAAGAAAAACCTTGTGCGACACATGAACATTCACACTGGAGCGAAGCCTTTCACCTGTTCcaagtgtggaaagagtttcaccgTGAAACATGGCCTTTATAATCACAtgaggattcacactggagagaagcctttcgtCTGCtctgagtgtggaaagagtttcaccgTGAAGCATGGCCTTGATGATCAcaagagaattcacactggagagaagcctttcgtCTGCCCTCAATGTGGGAACAGttttacaattaaaaacaacCTTGTGAGacacatgaaaattcacactCGAGTGAAGCCTTTTAGCTGCtctgagtgtggaaagagtttcactgtGAAACATGGCCTTGATaatcacatgagaattcacactggagagaagcctttcacctgctctgagtgtggaaagagttacaCATTGAGTCAAAGTCTTGAGagacacatgagaattcacagtggagagaagcctttcgaCAGAGTGTGGGAATCTCTTCCTCCACCTGCTTGCAGCATCCCTCAAAATGAAGAGATTACAGTCATAGTGTACCAGAAATCCAACCAGCTTTTGCAGGAGATTGATGTCGTCAATATTTTATATGAAGTTCCAAACGTAGGTTCGGGAAGAGCCTAA
- the LOC137033079 gene encoding zinc finger protein 665-like isoform X2 — translation MEQHENNQTTQAPDVKTETCQSTSLKQNDITPYQNELKEDNITCHECGMHFTKQASFKQHMRSHTGVKPFICPQCGKGFTLKQGLEAHIRIHTGEKPFSCFVCGKSFAQQGQLKYHVTSHTGEKPFTCPQCEKSFTAKQSLKIHMRIHTGEKPFTCLQCGMSFSQVKHLKRHIRTHTGEKPFTCIQCGKSYKVKQSLESHMRIHTGEKPFTCPQCGKSYRLKQSLECHLKSHTGEKPFTCPQCGKSFTVKQSLDSHMTIHTGEKPFTCSQCGKSFAIKRYLEYHMRIHTGEKPFSCPQCGNRFAMKSNLEKHMRIHTGEKPYSCPQCGKRFTVKQSLDSHMTFHNGERPFICSQCGKGFDVKLKLEYHMRIHTGEKPFICPQCGKSFSMKNNLERHMKIHIGAKPFSCFECGKSFTVKQGLDIHMRVHSGVKPFICSECGKSFTVKQSLESHMMHHTGEKPFTCSECGKSFTVKQSFEIHMRIHTGEKPFTCSLCGKSFTVKQSLERHMRNHTGERPFNCPQCAKTFTQMGHLNRHMKNHTEKKPFDRVGESPPPPVCSIHQNETKIFLLESNWQETMTTSKMSGTRLEEEEKILQVFSLSCCKT, via the exons ATGGAGCAGCATGAAAACAACCAGACCACACAGGCACCAGATGTCAAGACGGAAACCTGCCAGTCGACTAGTCTTAAACAGAACGATATAACACCGT atCAAAATGAACTGAAAGAAGATAATATCACTTGCCATGAATGTGGGATGCATTTCACAAAGCAAGCAAGCTTTAAGCAGCACATGAGGAGTCATACTGGAGTGAAGCCTTTTAtttgccctcagtgtggaaagggtTTCACATTAAAACAAGGCCTTGAGGCTCATAtcagaattcacactggagaaaagcctttctCCTGCtttgtgtgtggaaagagtttcgcACAACAAGGACAGCTTAAATATCATGTGACAagccacactggagagaagcctttcacctgccctCAATGTGAAAAGAGTTTCACAGCCAAGCAAAGCCTTAAaattcacatgagaattcacactggagagaagcctttcacctgtCTTCAGTGTGGGATGAGCTTCTCACAAGTAAAACACCTTAAGCGTCACATAAGAAcacacaccggagagaagcctttcacctgcattcaatgtggaaagagttacaAAGTGAAGCAAAGCCTTGAAagtcacatgagaattcacactggagagaagcctttcacctgcccccaatgtggaaagagttacaGATTGAAACAAAGCCTTGAATGTCACTTGAAaagtcacactggagagaagcctttcacctgcccccaatgtggaaagagtttcacagtGAAACAAAGCCTTGACAGTCACATGAccattcacactggagaaaagccattcacctgctctcagtgtggaaagagtttcgcTATAAAACGATACCTTGAGtatcacatgagaattcacactggagagaagcctttcagcTGCCCTCAATGTGGAAACAGATTCGCAATGAAAAGTAACCTTGAGaaacacatgagaattcacactggagagaaaccttactcCTGCCCCCAATGTGGAAAGAGATTCACAGTGAAACAAAGCCTTGACAGTCACATGACTTTTCACAATGGAGAAAGGCCATTCATCTGCTCTCAATGTGGAAAGGGTTTTGATGTAAAACTAAAACTTGAGTATcatatgagaattcacactggagagaagcctttcatctgccctcaatgtggaaagagtttctcaatGAAAAACAACCTTGAGAGACACATGAAAATTCACATTGGGGCAAAGCCTTTCAGCTGCTtcgagtgtggaaagagtttcaccgTGAAACAAGGCCTCGAtattcacatgagagttcacagtGGAGTGAAGCCTTTCATCTGCTCCGAGTGTGGGAAAAGTTTCACAGTGAAACAAAGCCTCGAGAGTCACATGATGcatcacactggagagaagcctttcacctgttctgaatgtggaaagagtttcacagtGAAACAAAGCTTTGAGatacacatgagaattcacactggagaaaagcctttcacctgttctctgtgtggaaaaagtttcacaGTAAAACAAAGTCTTGAGAGACACATGAGAAACCACACTGGTGAAAGGCCTTTCAACTGCCCTCAGTGTGCAAAGACCTTCACGCAAATGGGACACCTTAACCGTCACATGAAAAATCACACTGAAAAGAAGCCTTTCGACAGAGTCGGGGAATCTCCTCCTCCACCTGTTTGCAGCAtccatcaaaatgaa ACAAAAATCTTCCTGTTGGAGAGTAACTGGCAAGAGACAATGACAACTTCTAAAATGTCTGGCACCAGACTTGAGGAAGAAGAGAAAATCCTGCAGGTCTTCTCACTGAGCTGCTGCAAAACATAA